In the Pristis pectinata isolate sPriPec2 chromosome 34, sPriPec2.1.pri, whole genome shotgun sequence genome, ACACACTTACCCCTCGAGCTGATCTTCACAAGGGCTCCCGGTGAGACCCTGGAACACGGGGACCACCTCCCGTGCGTCAGGAGCCGGCGCTTGGTGAAGGCAGACGTGGAGAACGGGATCTACACTCAATGAGCCAACACAGGAGCTGGTCGATTGGGAAAAGTGGGGTTGAAGATCGAGACCACGGACCCGGCACAACACTCCCGGTCGACGGGACAGCGGTGATCCCTACCCTCCCGTGTGTTCCTGAGAACTGGACCCCCCACAGCCAGCATTTCCTGGCACTGGGAAACACCCCCAGCACTGTCTCCACAACACACCCTGGACCCAGGGGAAGAGTGTGGGAACCGACCTCAGTGACCCCTCCCTCCCAGAcccacatccccagcactgaggcccagTCACACTCGGTCCGCTCCGGTGGGCAGGTCTCATCGTTCACAGGTCCCACACCCGAATCCTGAAGCACACACTCTGTCCCGGGGAGAgatcaccaggtggacagaggagatGGATCAAGGATgggctcaaagcttccttggagAAATGCGACATTCCCCACCGACTCCCGGGAATGTCTGGCCCACCATCACGCTACATGGAGGAGAATTTGGGGTGGGATTGGGACCTTCAGCGTCAGGAGCGCCCAGAGGCCCCACTGACTGGTGAAAGGAGTGCGTTACCTCACAAgttacccacccaccccaccggtcacctcctgccccagctGTGGAGGAGTGGGAGGAACCTCAGGCTGTTGGATCTGGGTCTTGTCCTGTGAGGGACTGAGCTCGGGGAGCTGTGTCCCGGACTGTCCCTCGGTCTCGGCGTTGTGTCGGCTGCCACAGGTTACCTCGCTCTGTGCCCTgatttttctccctctctgtttTTCAGGCTCTCGCTTTCTTCGATTCTTCCTGACATCCACAACTCCGATTCCCGGTTTTCCACAGGTTGTGGTTGTCGGTTCCGTGGACGGTGTCCAGTTCATGATGTACGACAGTGATCGGAAGTTGGTTCCCCAGGACCAGTGgatgggggggagtgagggggccGAGTGGTGGATGAGGAAGCTGGAACTTCTCGGGTTCCGTGAGATGCCCATGAAAGAATTTATGTCGTTCGTAATGTCTCAGACCAACCAGTCGAGCGGTGAGTCCCCGTCTCCCGTCTTCCCACCAGATTGTTCGCACACGGACTATTTTACAAATTGAAGCCACCTTGAGGCTGAATCTGTGCATAAAATGAACGAGCCCAGTGACTGGACTTAGTGAGTGACcggttagaacattgaacagtacagcacaggatctggcccttcggcccacaatgtctgtgctgaacacgatgccaaattaaactacatctcttctgcctgcacactggCATTGGTatcgatttattattgtcagttgtactgaggtacagtgaaaaacttgtcttgcataccgatcgtacaggtcaattcattacacagtgcagttacgttgaggtagtacagagtgcattgaggtagtacaggtaaaaacaataacagaacagaataaagtgtcacagctgcagagaaagtgcagtgcaataagatgcaaggtcacaacaaggtagatcgtgaggtcagagtccatctcattgtataagggaacagttcaatagtcttatcaccgtggggtagaagctgtccttgagcctggtggtacgtgccctcaggctcctgcatcttctacctgatggaagaagagagaagagagaatgacccaggtgagttgggtctttgattatgctgcctgcttcaccaagacagcaagaggtaaaggcagagtccaaggaggggaggctggtttctgtgatgtgctgggctgtgtccacaactctccgcagtatcttgcagtcctgggcagagcagttgccgtaccaagccatgatgcatccagataggatgctttctatggtgcatcaataaaagttggtgagtttcaaagcggacacaccgaatttctttagcctcctgaggaagtagaggcgctggtgagctttcttggccgtggcggaaatgtggttggaccaggacaggctgttggtgatgttcgctcccaggaatttgaagctctcaaacctctcggcctcagcaccattgatgtagacaggtgcatgtacaccaccccctttcctgaagtcaatgtccagctctttagttttgttgacattgagggaaaggttattttcatgacaccattccactaagatctctatctgtactccaactcattgctgtttgagatatggcctacaacggtggtatcatctgcaaatttgcagatggagttagagcagaatctggccacacagtcgtgagtgtatagggagtagagtagagggcttgggacgcagccttgtggggcaccagtgttgagaatcatcgtgccggaggtattgctgcctatcctcactgattgcggtctgttggttagaaagtcaaggatgcagttacggagggaggtgttgagtcccaggtcctggagtttggtgacaagtttgcttgggattatagtattgaaggcagagctgtagtcagtaaacaatagtctaacgtaggtgtccttactgtcccaatgctccagagctgagtgtggagccagggagatggcatccactgtagacctgtttcggcgataggcgaattgcagtgggtcgaggttgtctgggagggatatgattcatatccctccattccctgcatattcagatGTCTGTCTTTGAAAGCTTTTAAATACcagtattgtatctgcttccaccgtgacccctggcagcctgttccaggcacccaccactctctgtgtaaaatgaaatacacacatctcctttaaactttcccctctcacctcaagtgCACGTAgatgacatttccacactgggaaaaagagtctgagTGTCTGCCCTATCGATGCCCTTCGTAtcatctgtcaggtctcccctcagcctccggcgctccagagaaaacaacccaagtttgtccaacctctcactgTATCTAATACCCTCCagtccagtcagcatcctggtgaacctcttctacaccgtTTCCAGAGTGGTGGATGAGGAAGCTGGAACTTCTCGGGTTCCGTGAGATGCCCATGAAAGAATTTATGTCGTTCGTAATGTCTCAGACCAACCAGTCGAGCGGTGAGTCCCCGTCTCCCGTCTTCCCACCAGATTATTCCCACATGGACTATTTTACAAATTGAAGCCACCTTAAGGCTGAATCTGTGCATAAAATGAACGAGCTCAGTGACTGGACTTAAGTGAGTGACcagttagaacattgaacaggaacaggcccttcggcccacaatgtctgtgctgaacatgatgccaaattaaactacatctcttctgcctgcacattggtattgatataggtttattattgtcacttgtactgaggtacagtgaaaaacttgccttgcatactgatcgtacaggtcaattcattacacagtccagttacattgggttagtacagaatgcattgatgtagtacaggtaaaaacaataacagtacagagtaaagtgtcacagctacagagaaagtgcagtgcaataaggtagatcatgagttcagagtccatctcatcgtataagggaactgttcaatagtcttatcacagtggggtagaagctggccttgagcctggtggtacgtgccctcaggctcctgtatcttcctacctgatggaagaggagagaagagagaatgtcccgggtgggtggggtctttgattatgctggctgcttcaccaagacagcgagaggtaaagacagagtccaaggaggggaggctggtttctgtgatgcgctgggctgtgtccacaactctctgcagtttcttgcagtcctgggcaagccgtgatgcatccggataggatgctttctatggtgcatcgataaaagttggtgagagtcaaagggaacataccgaatttctttagcctcctgaggaagtagaggcgctggtgagctttcttggccatggcgtttatgtggttggaccaggacaggctgttggtgatgttcactcccaggaatctgaagctgtcaaccctctcgacctcagcaccattgatgtagacaggtgcatgtacaccgccccctttcctgaattcaatgaccagctttttagttttgttgacattgagggaaaggttgttgtcatatcaccatgtcactatgctctctatctccttcctgtactctgactcattgctgtttgagatacggcctacaacggtggtatctcctgcaaacttgtagatggagttagagcagaatctggccacagagtcgtgagtgtatagggagtagagtagagggcttgggacgcagccttgtggggcaccagtgttgagaatcatcgtgctggaggtactgctgcctatcctcactgattgcggtctgttggttagaaagtcaaggatgcagttacagagggaggtgttgagtcccaggtctcagaatttggtgatgagtttgcttggaattatagtattgaaggcagagctgtagtcaataaacaatagtctaacgtaggtgtctttactgtccagatgctccagagctgagtgtggagccagggagacggcatccgctgtagacctgtttcggcgataggcgaattgcagtgggtcgaggttgtctgggagggatatgattcatatccctccattccctgcgtattcagaTGTCTATCTTTGAAAGCTTTTAAATGCcagtattgtatctgcttccaccgtgaCCCCTgacaacctgttccaggcacccaccactctctgtgtaaacaaatacttgccccacacaccccctttaaactttccccctctcaccttaaatgcatgtagatgacatttccaccctggaaaaaattCTCTGTACCTGCCCTATCGATGCCTTTCACAAcatctgtcaggtctcctctcagcctccggtgctccagagaaaacaacccgaacttgtccaacctctcactgtatctaataccctccaatccaggcagcatcctggtgaactgctTCTACAccgtttccaaagcctccacactgttcctgcaatggggtgagcagaactgcacacagtgctccaagtgtggcctaaccagagataCAAATCCCTGCGCTATGTTTCTGCTGCAGAACACAAagttcacatcatctaagtcagtgataataaatctcattcttATTCTGACGTGACATCCTGACCCTGAAACTCACTGCCCCGACCAATGGAGGCAAACATGCCGTTCACCTTCTTCACcgttctatctacctgtgttggcactttcagggagcagtggacttggaccccaacatccctcagtacgtcaatgctgttaagggtcctgcctttaactgtgtactttgcccttacatttgaccttccaaagtgcaacacctcacacttgctgggattaaactccaccttccatttctctgcccttacCTGTAACTGCCCgataccctgctgtatcctttgacagccgtctacaccttccacaacaccactaatctctGTCATCTGCAAGCCGACTCACCGACCCATCTACCTGTTCATCCAGgtaatttatgtacatcacaaacaacaggagCCCCAGCACCGTTCCCTacggagcaccactggtcacggacctccagccagaataacacccaccacatgcctggaatgcgttgcttgatagggtggtggaggcaaattcattgggggattttaagaggggcttggatgggcccatgaggaaactggagggatctgggcattctgtaggtgtgggattagctatgtcagcacaacattgtgggccgaagggcctgttctgtgctgtactgttctatgttctatgttacggATGttccacaggacccagcccctcacaTCTTCAATCTAGTCTTTCCCCACAaacctttgcgttggctgcaccgagcttcagcgcGTCCCTCGGTACGTACTCCTGCCAGccagaagaccaacaagttcAGGCCCGACCAAGGTGTTCCTGTCACTGATCTGCAGTGTCGATCAGATGGGAAGTTGGGCGAAGCATTTGTCCACATGTACTGCCCCTTCTCTGTCACattatattctgcagtctgtgtTTTTCTCCTTCTGTATGACCTTGATGTAGTGACATATGGCATCTTCTGTCTGGACGGCTCACAAACAggggtacacgtgacaataataaaccagttcccaACTTAAAAAAGGGAGCTGCAATGTCAGTCAGATGGAAGGTTTGGCAGAGTGTTGGAAAATGGGTTGTAATCCAGAAaaatgcgaggtgatgcattttgggaaggcaagcAAGGGTTCGACGGACACGGTAAATGGTTGGGCCCCAGGGTGTGGTGATGCACTTAGTGTGGTGAAGGGGGCACAGGGGATGCTGGCCGTCATTGGCTGTGGCACAGAATATCAGAGAGGAGAATCCCCTGaggcagcatggtggtgcagtgggtcgagccgctgcctcacagctccagagacccgggtttgatcccgacctcaggtgctgtctgtgtggagtttgcacattctccctgtgactgcaggagGTCATAAGGTGCACGATCGTGCAGTCAATCAGTAGAGCATTGACCCTGATGCAGCTCTCAGAGACCAACCAAGGATGTTCAGTGATCCCTGTACTGCATGACGTGGTCTGGGTCACGTGTGTTAAAGCAGCATTAACACATCACAGGGTCCTGTTTCAGGGGAAGTAAAGAGGTTTCAAGTTGCCTTTAATGACACATgatgtgtacaaaatcatgaggggcagagacggggtagatagtaggaaactttaccCCAGGGCAGAGGTGTCagaaaccagggggcataggctgaaggtgaggggtgagaggtgGAGAAGGGATCTGTGCAGGATTTCTTTCCCCCAGGGGGTGGGTGGAacctgggacacactgcctgagggggtggtggaggcagagaccctcacaacattacagaagtatctggacgagcgcttgaatcaccgaggcagagaaggatacggaGCAGGTGCTGGTGATTGGGATGCGTGTAGGTGGGtacttgctggtcagcatggacatgttgggccgaagggcctgtttctgtgctctgtgactccatacaGACGGTCTCGTTTATTTAAGGGCCCTTTAACTGCACGTGTCTGCTTCTCCGAACACACAGTGCAAGTTCCAGAGGCTCCATTAAACCCCCGCCGACTGTTTGTGTTGTTGACAGGAATCCACACCCTCCAGGGGATATTCGGCTGTGACCTGAGGGAAGATGGGACCACGAACGGCTTCGTCCAGTACGGCTGGGACGGAGAGGACCTGATCAACTTCAACAAGGGCCGCATGATGTGGGTGTCGTCAGTACCATGGGGAATGGGCATTCAACACCAATGCAATGTTAATGTGGGCCGCTTTCAGAAATGGAAGGACTTCCTGGAGAGGGATTGTGTCGAGTGGCTGAGGAGATTCGTGGAGTACGGAGAGAGGGAACTGCGagtgggtgagtggtgggtggggggagatccCAGGGTATTGGGGCAGGGAACTGAAGGTCACTGAGTTGTCCTGAacatggggaggtgaggggagtgcgtgtgtggtgtgtgggtcaACGTGTGTGTGCGAGTggggtgtgcatgtgtatgttggGGGATGTGTATggtggtgtgtttgtgtgtgtgtggggatggaGTGTGTGTGGGTTGTGGGtggagatctctctctctctcgttctctctcgctcgctctctctttGTTCCTCATTCCCCGGACCCTGCTCTcacccctcttccttcccccagTGCCCCCCCAGGTGACCTTcaccccttcggcccacaacccCCACCTCTCCTGCTTGGCCACCGGCTTCCACCCCCCGTCCATCGAGGTGACCCTGTGGAGGGACGGGACCATCCTCCATGAGGCCCACTCCAGCGGGCTCCTGCCCAATCACGACGGGACCCACCAGATCCGGAAGTGGGTGCAGGTCGATCCCGAGGACCCGGGACAGTTCTCCTGTCGAGTGGAGCACAGCGGACTAGAGGATCCCATCGTCCTGGTTTACGGTGAGCTGGTCGGTCGCTGTGAGGGAGGGGGTCCGAGTGCACCCATGGGTGGGGCTGTCCATGGGGTGGAGGGAGAGTTGTGGGGGGAGGTGTCTGAGGATCCCAGGGCTGTGCTGGGGGAGATCCTCAGACACTCACTGAGTGAGGTCGAGACCCGGGTGTCCCGGGATAGGACAGAATGGGGCAGGTGCATCCAAGGATAGGGTATAACAGTACACGTTGGTGTACCCTGGGTTATTACAGCACAGGACGGTGTACCCTGGGTTATTACAGTTGGGGATAGTGTACCTTGGTTTACTACAGTACAGGACGGTGTACGCTGGGTTACCACAGTATGGGATGGTGCACACTGGGTTATTACAGTACGGGACGGTGCACCCTGGgctattacagcacaggaaggtgTACCCTGGGCTATTACAGTACTGGACGGTGCACCCTGGGTTATTACAGTACGAGACAATGTATCCTGCGTTATTACAGTACGGGACGGTGCACCCTGGGTTATTACAGTACGGGACGGTGCACCCTGGGTTATTACAGTACGGGACCATGTACCCTGGGTTATTACAGTACGGGACGGTATACCCTGGGTTATTACAGTACGGGATGGTGCACCCTGTGTGATTCCAGCCCCTGTGTATCTGTCGGTCTCTGACACCCTCTCCGATTCTCTCCCCAGTGCGGGGGACTCACTCCCGGCTCCCACTCATCCTCGGGCTCCTGGTCGCTCTCATCGCTCTCACCATCGCTGTCGGCGCCGTCTACAGGTGGCGAGGTAGGGCCGGGGGAGGGGGGTAACTGGGCAGGGGCtgtgggggagggttgtgggggagTGTCCTGTGGCAGGGGAGggactgtgggggtgggggtgtgatggGGCTATGCCCATGGGTGGGGGGTGTCCGTGGGGGGTGAGGTGTGTGCGTCCCCTCCACCAGCCGCTCTCACCCACTCTCCTTGTTTTGCAGCGGGAGTGAAGAGGAACTACAATCCCACACCGAGTAAGCTCAATGTCgaccctcctcccatccccacgTGACTGTGTGACTCTAAACTCCTCGTGGGTCCAACGTACTCAACGACTTGTTGTTCTGACCCCAGGGGTCGACCCAGAACATTTCCACACGGTGTCTGAGCcccggagtgtttccagcacttttgttctctctctctgactctgtgtgtgcgtctctctctgtcactctctctctctcactgtcacaCCCTTgtgctctctctcattctctcattgtcacctctttctcttcctctgtctctcaACTTCTCTCAGTAActctcagcctctctctctctctcactgtctctcaggCTCTGCACACTCCCAGTAACTCTGTACCCTTtatccctccccctttcctgctCCTCCCACTGGGCACCTTCTGAGGTtctgtccctctccctttctctgcctctcatgctaattctttcccttcccactgtcagtttctctcccctccctctcccccaatgtcccccctccctccctctctctctcctccctccctctctgacaGCGACCAGTCTCTAACCCCTGCCCTTCCATCCACAGCTTCAGACGGTGCAGGATCCTCGGCCGGTTCCACCGCCAGCGAGTGATGTACGAATGGTGTTGATGGACACTGTGCTCCGACACCACTGGGCTCCCACCTGGCTCAGTACGGATGCTCCTTACTGTATCGTCTCAGTGTGCCCCTTCGttcccccggtgtgtgggtgagggggggaatctggggggggtgggtgggaatgtggggagaatgggttacagaaaaatcagtgagggaatgggatcacTCCATGGGCCGGCAtcgactcgatgggccaaatggtctccctctgtggtgtaaggaaatatggaaatgtgtgaattctctccatatccctcgattcccttcatatccaacaACCTGTTGACCCCAGTCCCGGATACACTCCACATCCCATtgggaaaaaaattccaaggaTGCGCTGGCTCAGGGTGAAGacattttcttctcatctcccacatctcaccTGGGGTCatgtcacacagcagggaaacaggcccttcggcccatccagtccgcACTGGCCATCACCCACCCAGTTACACTCTGAGCATTGGCGTTGTCGAGCAGTACAgcagggacacaggcccttcagcctgactggtccatgccgaccaagatgcccatctgagccagtcccatttgcctgcatttgacccatatccctctgaacctttcttacccacgtccctgtccaagtgtgttttaaatgttgttattgtggctgcctgaaccacttcctctggcagctggtacCACAGACCCACCGCCCTTGGGTCCCTTtggaacctttcccctctcaccttaaacctgtgtcctctagttcttgattcaccaacccagGGATAAGGaatgtgtgtgttcaccctgtctctgcccctgatcattttatccacctctacaaggtcacccctcagtctcctgtgctccaaggaacaaagtcccagcctgcccaacctctccctgtaactcaggccctcgagtcctggcaactgATATCCATGGGGGAAGGTTGCTGCTGGTGTTTACTGAGGGGTCCTGGTGATGGGAGGGGAAGtgtctgagggaggggaggggatggaggtggaAGGGGTGTAGTTGACCCTGGGTCCGACCGTTTGCTTCACTCTGATGCGACCGATTTCTCTTCCCCAGTGATCGGACCGGCGGTTGGAGAGGACGAGAAACTCTCGGATGACAGCCGAGAGACTCCGGGAATGTTTCACCTCATCGCCCTGAGCTAAAACTTCATACAGAAGACAAACCCTCCAGATGATGTCTCCGTGGATCTGTGTTGGTTCCATCGGCTCCCG is a window encoding:
- the LOC127586083 gene encoding class I histocompatibility antigen, F10 alpha chain-like, whose product is MEGTGPLRVGLTVLVLLCGGVSAGSRFLRFFLTSTTPIPGFPQVVVVGSVDGVQFMMYDSDRKLVPQDQWMGGSEGAEWWMRKLELLGFREMPMKEFMSFVMSQTNQSSGIHTLQGIFGCDLREDGTTNGFVQYGWDGEDLINFNKGRMMWVSSVPWGMGIQHQCNVNVGRFQKWKDFLERDCVEWLRRFVEYGERELRVVPPQVTFTPSAHNPHLSCLATGFHPPSIEVTLWRDGTILHEAHSSGLLPNHDGTHQIRKWVQVDPEDPGQFSCRVEHSGLEDPIVLVYVRGTHSRLPLILGLLVALIALTIAVGAVYRWRAGVKRNYNPTPTSDGAGSSAGSTASE